Proteins from a genomic interval of Treponema brennaborense DSM 12168:
- a CDS encoding WbuC family cupin fold metalloprotein has translation MILDTKFLDELTEKAKRNHRLRMNYNLHDSMDSKAQRLFNGLEPETILPIHRHVDTAETYILIRGRLIVTLIDDDKNVMEVAELDLSKGKFGVHIPKNTWHKIEVKESGTVIFEVKDGPYTPLTPENIL, from the coding sequence TTGATTCTTGATACAAAATTCTTAGACGAATTAACTGAAAAAGCAAAACGAAACCATCGGCTCAGAATGAACTATAATCTCCATGATTCTATGGACTCTAAGGCTCAGCGTCTTTTTAATGGTCTGGAGCCAGAAACAATTCTGCCAATTCATAGGCATGTTGATACGGCGGAAACATATATTCTAATCCGAGGGCGTCTTATCGTTACGTTGATTGATGATGATAAAAATGTGATGGAAGTAGCTGAATTGGATTTATCAAAAGGAAAATTTGGTGTTCACATTCCTAAAAATACTTGGCATAAAATTGAAGTAAAAGAAAGCGGTACCGTTATTTTTGAGGTCAAAGACGGTCCTTATACTCCTTTAACGCCAGAAAATATTTTGTAA
- the wecB gene encoding non-hydrolyzing UDP-N-acetylglucosamine 2-epimerase, whose protein sequence is MKLSTIHKLKVMIVMGTRPEIIKLSSVIKKCDKYFDLKIIHTGQNYDYELNKVFFEDLQLREPDFYLNVVGENLGQTMGNVIAKSYELFSAEQPDAVLVLGDTNSCLCVIAAKRLKIPIFHLEAGNRCKDENLPEEVIRRIVDVTSDVNLCYSENARRYIFDTGVKPEYTYVVGSPMAEVLNGCIDRISSSSILSELNLEANKYILLSAHREENIDMESNFLALMNAVNAMAENYDMPVLYSCHPRSRKMIEKRGFKFDKRVIQHQPLGFFDYNKLQQNAFCVVSDSGTIPEEGSYFNFPAVSIRTSTERPEAMEKGVFTIGSITKEQVLQAVDLAVSMHANGDDGLSVPSYTDENVSTKVVKIIQSYVGIVNKMVWRKT, encoded by the coding sequence ATGAAATTATCTACAATACATAAACTAAAAGTAATGATAGTTATGGGAACTCGCCCTGAAATAATCAAGTTATCATCGGTAATAAAGAAGTGTGACAAATACTTTGATTTAAAAATCATACATACAGGGCAAAACTATGACTACGAGCTTAATAAAGTCTTTTTTGAAGATTTACAATTACGCGAACCGGATTTTTATCTGAATGTAGTCGGTGAAAATCTAGGACAAACGATGGGAAATGTAATTGCAAAGTCCTATGAACTTTTTTCAGCAGAACAGCCGGATGCAGTACTAGTATTAGGTGACACAAACTCATGCCTTTGTGTAATTGCTGCCAAACGTCTAAAGATTCCGATTTTCCACTTGGAAGCAGGAAACCGTTGTAAAGATGAAAACCTGCCGGAAGAAGTCATCCGTCGTATCGTTGACGTAACAAGTGACGTAAACTTATGCTATTCAGAAAATGCCCGCCGATATATTTTTGATACCGGAGTAAAACCGGAATATACCTATGTTGTCGGTTCCCCGATGGCGGAAGTATTGAATGGTTGTATTGATAGAATCAGTTCAAGCAGTATTCTTTCAGAATTGAACCTTGAAGCAAATAAGTACATTCTTCTTTCTGCTCACCGTGAAGAAAATATAGATATGGAATCAAACTTTTTGGCACTGATGAATGCAGTTAACGCGATGGCAGAGAACTATGATATGCCGGTATTGTACTCCTGCCACCCGCGTTCAAGGAAAATGATAGAAAAACGTGGCTTCAAATTCGATAAGCGCGTGATTCAGCACCAGCCGCTCGGTTTCTTTGATTACAATAAGCTTCAGCAAAATGCCTTTTGCGTAGTTTCTGACAGTGGAACAATTCCAGAGGAAGGCTCATACTTCAATTTTCCAGCTGTTTCCATTCGGACCAGTACTGAACGACCAGAAGCTATGGAAAAAGGCGTCTTTACTATAGGAAGCATCACAAAAGAACAGGTGCTACAAGCTGTGGACTTGGCAGTTTCGATGCACGCTAACGGCGACGACGGGTTGTCCGTCCCGTCTTACACCGACGAGAACGTCTCCACAAAAGTTGTAAAGATTATTCAAAGTTACGTCGGCATCGTAAACAAAATGGTGTGGAGAAAAACTTGA
- a CDS encoding dTDP-4-dehydrorhamnose reductase family protein codes for MNKKKLLILGATGMAGHVAYLHLSETGKYELATVCHSGKIGTNSYELDVYDTQKLTKIITVEKPDYVINCIGILIKGSKTNPANAIYVNAYFPHLLSKIVHEKLPSTKVIHISTDCVFSGNKGNYKDNDVKDALDIYGMTKNLGELINEQDLTLRTSIIGPELKKNGEGLMHWIFSQMQNKELNGYTKSIWAGITTYELAKVIDYSIGENITGLYQVSNNTSITKHDLVSMIVQEYGLPIKVNEVGGVVSNKSIENSSRTNCNYSVSSYDKMIKEMHSFMNQHRELYTQYLGE; via the coding sequence GTGAATAAAAAAAAGCTTTTAATTCTAGGGGCTACGGGTATGGCAGGTCATGTTGCATACTTGCACTTAAGTGAAACTGGTAAATACGAGTTGGCAACAGTATGCCATTCTGGTAAAATCGGAACAAATAGTTATGAACTAGATGTTTATGACACTCAAAAACTGACAAAGATTATCACAGTAGAAAAACCTGATTATGTAATCAATTGTATCGGCATACTAATTAAAGGTTCAAAAACAAATCCAGCAAATGCGATATATGTCAATGCCTATTTTCCTCACCTGCTGTCCAAAATTGTCCATGAGAAGTTGCCCAGCACAAAAGTAATACATATAAGTACAGACTGTGTTTTTTCGGGTAATAAAGGAAACTATAAAGATAATGATGTTAAAGATGCCTTGGATATTTACGGAATGACTAAGAATCTTGGCGAGCTTATAAATGAACAGGATCTCACGCTTCGAACTTCGATTATAGGACCTGAGTTAAAGAAAAATGGTGAAGGATTGATGCATTGGATTTTTTCCCAAATGCAAAACAAAGAATTAAATGGTTATACAAAATCGATTTGGGCTGGAATTACTACATATGAGTTGGCAAAAGTAATAGATTATTCCATCGGAGAGAACATTACAGGTCTTTATCAAGTTTCAAATAATACTAGTATAACAAAGCATGACTTAGTATCAATGATAGTGCAAGAGTATGGTCTGCCTATTAAAGTAAATGAGGTAGGTGGTGTTGTTTCTAATAAATCGATTGAAAACTCCTCTCGGACTAATTGCAATTATTCAGTATCAAGCTATGATAAAATGATAAAAGAAATGCATTCTTTTATGAATCAACATAGAGAATTATATACTCAATATTTGGGGGAATAG
- a CDS encoding polysaccharide biosynthesis protein yields the protein MTISLIGTRHGEKLYETLVTREEMVRAIDMGNYFRIPCDTRDLNYDKFFTKGNEDVARIEDYHSHNTRRLNIDGMKELLLKLRFIQEDLGLKPKAKAKEIRSE from the coding sequence TTGACAATTTCTCTTATCGGCACCCGCCATGGTGAAAAACTGTATGAAACGTTAGTCACCCGCGAGGAAATGGTTCGTGCAATTGACATGGGCAACTATTTCAGGATTCCTTGCGATACGCGCGACTTAAATTATGATAAGTTCTTTACAAAAGGAAATGAGGATGTTGCCAGAATCGAAGACTATCATAGCCATAATACACGCCGTCTTAATATTGACGGAATGAAGGAACTTCTTTTAAAACTCCGATTTATTCAGGAAGATTTAGGACTAAAGCCAAAAGCCAAGGCAAAGGAAATTAGAAGTGAATAA
- a CDS encoding IS256 family transposase, translating to MENILQWNLEKSTTASADFFENLVRESARKMLAAALESEVDQFIQKHQHKLDADGHRTVVRNGYMPEREIQATCGTIKVRQPRIDDRALPGPERFTSAILPRFMRKTPTLENVIPTLYLKGISTNKFQDALTAIFGEGAKGFSPATITRLKEVWRKEYNEWAHRRLDGKEYVYVWADGVYCNARLDDQKLCLLVIIGVTVDGKKELVAVHQGVRESEESWLEVLRDLKFRGLTAAPKLAICDGALGFQNAVDKVWGQMKIQRCWFHKTGNVLDKMPDCVQPAAKKKLQDIFLADTKQHAQDAYRHFIDTYELKYPKATECLAKDYDDLFRFYDYPAEHWVHIRTSNPIESMFATVRLRHRSTKGNGSADATLAMVFKLCKEAEKNWRRLKGFEKLQLVKEDKTFVDGILQIAA from the coding sequence ATGGAAAATATTTTACAGTGGAATTTGGAAAAAAGCACTACAGCAAGTGCAGATTTTTTTGAAAATCTTGTCCGGGAATCGGCAAGAAAGATGCTCGCGGCGGCATTGGAAAGCGAAGTTGACCAGTTCATCCAGAAACATCAGCATAAGCTGGATGCAGACGGACATAGGACGGTGGTCAGAAACGGCTATATGCCGGAACGTGAAATTCAGGCGACATGCGGAACAATCAAAGTCCGCCAGCCTCGCATTGACGACCGTGCTCTTCCTGGTCCAGAGCGTTTTACAAGTGCGATTCTTCCCAGGTTCATGCGGAAAACACCGACACTTGAGAACGTGATTCCAACGCTGTACCTGAAAGGAATCTCCACAAACAAGTTTCAGGATGCGCTAACGGCGATTTTCGGAGAAGGCGCGAAAGGCTTTTCTCCGGCAACAATAACAAGACTCAAGGAGGTCTGGCGGAAAGAATATAACGAATGGGCACACAGAAGGCTTGACGGAAAAGAATACGTATATGTGTGGGCTGACGGTGTCTACTGCAATGCCCGGCTTGATGACCAGAAACTCTGTCTCCTTGTAATAATTGGAGTTACAGTAGACGGAAAGAAGGAGCTTGTGGCAGTTCATCAGGGAGTGCGTGAAAGTGAGGAATCCTGGCTTGAGGTTCTGCGCGACTTGAAATTCCGCGGACTTACGGCAGCTCCAAAACTTGCAATATGTGACGGAGCGCTTGGATTTCAAAATGCAGTGGATAAAGTCTGGGGTCAGATGAAAATCCAGCGATGCTGGTTTCACAAGACGGGCAATGTGCTGGACAAAATGCCGGACTGCGTTCAGCCGGCGGCTAAAAAGAAACTTCAGGATATTTTTCTTGCAGACACAAAACAGCACGCACAGGATGCCTATCGGCATTTCATTGATACGTATGAGCTGAAATATCCGAAAGCAACGGAGTGCCTTGCAAAAGATTACGATGACCTGTTCAGGTTCTATGATTATCCGGCAGAGCACTGGGTTCATATCAGGACTTCAAACCCGATTGAATCGATGTTCGCAACGGTAAGGCTAAGGCACAGGTCAACTAAAGGAAATGGTTCTGCGGATGCCACGCTCGCAATGGTGTTTAAGCTCTGCAAGGAAGCTGAAAAGAACTGGAGACGGCTCAAAGGTTTTGAAAAGCTCCAGCTGGTCAAAGAAGATAAAACTTTTGTAGATGGAATCTTACAGATTGCAGCCTAA
- a CDS encoding polysaccharide biosynthesis protein: MSVFTNKTLLITGGTGSFGNAVLRRFLDSDIKEIRIFSRDEKKQDDMRHALQSLKVKFYIGDVRNKSSVDIAMKGVDYVFSAAALKQVPSCEFFPMEAVRTNIEGTNNVLESAIEHEVKNVVVLSTDKAAYPINAMGMSKALMEKVAVAKGRELGDNAKTTICCTRYGNVMASRGSVIPLWVDQMEDGKPVTITDPNMTRFMMTLDDAVDLVIYAFTNGHNGDLFVQKAPAATLETLAEALKQTYSRIDKKYADTEVKVIGRVILKSCG, from the coding sequence ATGTCAGTTTTCACAAATAAAACCCTGCTCATCACGGGTGGCACCGGCTCGTTCGGCAACGCAGTACTCCGCCGCTTCCTTGATTCCGACATCAAGGAAATCCGCATATTCAGCCGAGACGAAAAGAAGCAGGACGATATGCGGCATGCTTTACAAAGTCTGAAAGTAAAGTTTTACATCGGGGATGTTCGGAATAAAAGTTCTGTTGATATTGCGATGAAAGGTGTCGATTATGTTTTCTCCGCAGCGGCACTGAAGCAAGTTCCGTCCTGCGAATTCTTTCCAATGGAAGCTGTGCGGACAAACATTGAAGGAACAAACAATGTGCTTGAATCAGCCATCGAGCATGAAGTAAAGAACGTTGTCGTGCTTTCCACCGACAAAGCTGCCTATCCGATAAACGCCATGGGAATGAGCAAAGCGCTCATGGAAAAAGTTGCAGTCGCAAAAGGCCGCGAACTTGGTGACAACGCAAAGACGACAATCTGCTGCACCCGTTACGGGAATGTCATGGCAAGTCGGGGTTCTGTAATCCCGCTCTGGGTTGACCAGATGGAAGATGGAAAACCGGTAACGATTACAGACCCGAACATGACACGCTTCATGATGACACTTGACGATGCTGTTGATTTAGTCATTTACGCATTTACAAACGGACATAACGGCGACCTGTTCGTCCAGAAAGCACCTGCTGCGACGCTTGAAACACTTGCTGAAGCATTAAAGCAAACATATTCCAGAATCGACAAAAAATATGCTGATACAGAAGTCAAAGTTATCGGCAGAGTTATACTCAAAAGTTGTGGATGA
- a CDS encoding nucleotidyl transferase AbiEii/AbiGii toxin family protein produces the protein MTAFDTLVENVVSEKAEYPALRNVIEKELLHQDILRTMSATGILKNLTFMGGTCLRDCYGSPRLSEDLDFTGGFDFSKDDMQSLGDSICRAIQRKYSLSVTVTEPVKDFGNTDTWKIKVITRPEKPDFPAQKINIDICRLPSHDRKPSMLKNMYGVDMGTDGILLYAESLQEILCDKLIAFARRPNRVKNRDLWDIHWITQKNIDVKNELLLEKLSDRQIPEAEFKNQYKERIASIQQGQKDFLFEMRRFLLPSAFSTQFTSEIWWQYLLGLLEELAIR, from the coding sequence TTGACAGCATTTGATACGCTGGTCGAAAATGTCGTTTCAGAAAAAGCCGAATACCCTGCCCTGCGTAATGTAATAGAAAAGGAACTTTTACATCAGGACATTTTAAGGACGATGAGCGCAACCGGAATCCTTAAGAATTTGACATTTATGGGCGGTACTTGCCTTAGGGACTGCTATGGTTCGCCCCGGCTAAGTGAAGATTTGGATTTTACCGGCGGATTCGATTTTTCAAAAGACGATATGCAAAGCTTGGGCGATTCAATCTGCCGGGCGATTCAAAGAAAGTATTCGCTTTCGGTTACCGTGACGGAACCTGTCAAGGATTTCGGGAATACGGACACATGGAAAATAAAGGTGATTACACGGCCGGAAAAGCCTGATTTTCCTGCACAAAAAATAAACATCGACATCTGCCGTCTTCCAAGCCATGACCGGAAGCCTTCTATGCTGAAAAATATGTATGGCGTAGACATGGGAACGGACGGCATACTGCTTTACGCAGAAAGCTTGCAGGAAATTCTGTGTGATAAGCTTATTGCATTTGCCCGGCGTCCCAACCGTGTAAAGAACCGGGATTTATGGGATATCCACTGGATTACACAGAAAAACATCGATGTCAAAAACGAACTTCTTTTAGAAAAACTTTCGGACAGGCAAATACCCGAAGCGGAGTTTAAAAATCAGTACAAAGAGCGCATTGCTTCAATTCAACAAGGTCAGAAGGACTTTTTGTTTGAAATGCGCCGTTTCCTTTTACCGTCAGCGTTCAGTACACAGTTCACATCGGAAATATGGTGGCAGTACTTGCTGGGTTTGCTGGAAGAACTTGCAATACGTTAG